The DNA window GGGGTGACCCTAGGGAAAGTGCCACAGAAACGAAACTACCCCGTTAAAAGGGAAAAGGTGAAACGAGTGGGGTAAAAGCCCACAGCAACGTGCGGTGACGCACGGAGGAGGTAAACCCTGTCTGCTGCAAGGAGATTTGCATTAAGGGCGGTCCGTCCGCAGATCGCTATCCGCTTGATTCGCATGGCAACATTCGAACTAGATAGATGATCGTCCACGACAGAACCCGGCTTACAGATGAGCTACCTACCAAAAAAACCGCCAAAGAGGCGGTTTTTTTGGTAGTAAGAAGTAAGGTAACTAGGCTTTTGAAGCGCTTTTTACAATTTCTGCGAACGCTTTTGGTTCTTTTACTACTAATTCAGCAAGTACTTTACGATCAAGCTCGATGTTTGCTGCTTTTAAGCTAGCGATGAGCTTTCCGTATGTTGTACCTTGCTCACGGGCAGCAGCGTTAATACGAGTGATCCAAAGACCACGTAGATCACGTTTCCTGTTGCGGCGGTCACGGTATGCATACTGTAATGCTTTAATAACGGCTTGTTTTGCAAGACGGTACGAACGCGTACGGCTATGTTGCATGCCTTTCGCTAGTTTGAT is part of the Candidatus Saccharimonadales bacterium genome and encodes:
- the rplT gene encoding 50S ribosomal protein L20 produces the protein MRVKRGVTASAKHKKMIKLAKGMQHSRTRSYRLAKQAVIKALQYAYRDRRNRKRDLRGLWITRINAAAREQGTTYGKLIASLKAANIELDRKVLAELVVKEPKAFAEIVKSASKA